In the genome of Olsenella profusa DSM 13989, one region contains:
- a CDS encoding glycoside hydrolase family 1 protein, whose protein sequence is MKMREGFLWGGATAANQYEGAWDVDGKGASVPDHMRGGDVNTPRQIDAQFDPHALYPSWEATDFYHHYEEDIALFAEMGFKVFRMSINWARLFPTGEETQPNQAGLAFYDRVFDCLHEHNIEPLVTISHYELPYNLAAKYDGWKDRRLVDFFLTYGRCILDRWHDKVKYWLTFNEINTGTMKMGVTLSLGTLKGFTGTAADVRDDINERYNALHNQFVASAKVVKYAHEHYPEVRMGNMDCFILTYPATCDPADQLANQAEMRRMNWYCSDVQVRGSYPSYARRFWEENGIQVRMEPGDEELLREGTVDFYAFSYYMSNVVGTHGDIEETGSNMSLGGKNPYLRQTDWGWQIDPEGLRFSLNEIYDRYQIPLMVVENGMGAYDEVVVEDGQERIHDPYRIDYLRSHIKAMREAVADGVDLMGYTWWGPIDVVSAGTGEMRKRYGFIYVDKHDDGTGDLHRTRKDSFYYYQRVIASNGEDVG, encoded by the coding sequence ATGAAGATGCGGGAGGGGTTCCTCTGGGGCGGTGCCACGGCGGCAAACCAGTACGAGGGCGCATGGGACGTGGACGGCAAGGGCGCCTCGGTGCCCGACCACATGCGTGGCGGCGATGTCAACACGCCGCGTCAGATCGATGCACAGTTTGATCCCCATGCCCTCTATCCCAGCTGGGAGGCAACGGACTTCTACCATCACTACGAGGAGGACATAGCCCTCTTTGCCGAGATGGGCTTCAAGGTGTTCCGCATGTCCATCAACTGGGCGCGCCTGTTTCCCACGGGCGAGGAGACACAGCCCAACCAGGCGGGCCTCGCGTTCTACGACAGGGTGTTCGACTGCCTGCATGAGCACAACATCGAGCCCCTGGTGACCATCAGCCACTACGAGCTGCCCTACAACCTGGCGGCAAAGTACGATGGCTGGAAGGACCGCCGCCTGGTGGACTTCTTCCTCACCTATGGCAGGTGCATCCTCGACCGCTGGCACGACAAGGTGAAGTACTGGCTCACGTTCAATGAGATCAACACGGGCACCATGAAGATGGGCGTCACGCTCTCGCTCGGCACGCTCAAGGGCTTCACGGGCACCGCGGCCGATGTGCGCGACGACATCAACGAGCGCTACAACGCCCTGCACAATCAGTTCGTCGCCTCGGCCAAGGTGGTGAAGTATGCGCACGAGCACTATCCCGAGGTGAGGATGGGCAACATGGACTGCTTCATACTCACGTACCCAGCCACCTGCGATCCCGCCGACCAGCTGGCCAATCAGGCGGAGATGCGCCGCATGAACTGGTACTGCTCCGACGTGCAGGTGCGCGGCTCCTATCCCAGCTATGCCAGGCGCTTCTGGGAGGAGAACGGCATCCAGGTGAGGATGGAGCCTGGCGACGAGGAGCTGTTGCGTGAAGGCACCGTCGACTTCTACGCCTTCTCCTACTACATGAGCAACGTCGTGGGCACGCACGGGGACATCGAGGAGACTGGTAGCAACATGTCCCTGGGCGGCAAGAACCCCTACCTCAGGCAGACGGACTGGGGCTGGCAGATCGACCCCGAGGGGCTGCGCTTCTCGCTCAACGAGATCTACGACCGCTACCAGATTCCCCTTATGGTGGTGGAGAATGGCATGGGTGCCTATGACGAGGTGGTCGTCGAGGATGGCCAGGAACGCATCCACGACCCCTATCGCATCGACTATTTGCGCAGCCACATCAAGGCCATGCGCGAGGCCGTGGCGGACGGCGTGGACCTCATGGGCTACACCTGGTGGGGGCCCATCGACGTGGTCTCCGCCGGTACGGGCGAGATGCGCAAGCGCTACGGCTTCATCTACGTGGACAAGCACGATGATGGCACGGGAGACCTGCACCGCACCCGCAAGGACAGCTTCTACTACTACCAGAGGGTGATTGCCAGCAACGGCGAGGACGTGGGCTAG
- a CDS encoding MurR/RpiR family transcriptional regulator: protein MMDANLLQRVRLLAQGPTGSRHAIARLLMSEGSGLGGLTMGEVAQLSYTSKPSLVRFAQELGFTGWRAFADAFVGAALAHEERSLTGHSVDPNFPFDEDTPIGRLATSIAHLEGHARGCVLDALNEDALTEAGRRMTGARQLVYFGVAQNRFFGQNLSYRLRQIGMDCLVPEQHDADLVAHGMGPGHCAVLVSYSGSGEHRAPAVFLPCLTRRGVPCVVVTNSGDNYLRHHCDCCLTFPPEEHLYSKIAGYYSETATSFLLDLLFSMCFRQHYAENAQRKLDAVIANERRMQATDILPE, encoded by the coding sequence ATGATGGACGCCAACCTGCTCCAACGCGTCAGGCTGCTCGCACAGGGTCCCACGGGATCGAGGCACGCCATCGCACGGCTGCTCATGAGCGAGGGCTCGGGCCTCGGCGGGCTCACGATGGGCGAGGTGGCCCAGCTGAGCTACACCTCCAAGCCCTCGCTCGTGCGCTTTGCCCAGGAACTTGGCTTTACGGGATGGCGCGCGTTCGCGGACGCGTTCGTCGGCGCTGCACTTGCCCACGAGGAGCGCTCGCTCACTGGGCACAGCGTGGATCCCAACTTTCCGTTTGACGAGGACACGCCCATAGGGCGGCTCGCCACCAGCATCGCGCACCTGGAGGGGCATGCCCGGGGCTGCGTGCTGGATGCCTTGAATGAGGATGCCCTCACGGAAGCCGGGAGACGCATGACGGGGGCGCGCCAGCTGGTGTACTTCGGTGTCGCCCAGAACCGCTTCTTCGGGCAGAACCTCTCCTATCGCCTGCGGCAGATCGGCATGGACTGCCTGGTGCCCGAGCAGCATGACGCAGATCTGGTGGCGCATGGCATGGGTCCGGGGCACTGCGCGGTGCTCGTCTCGTACTCCGGGTCGGGCGAGCACAGGGCGCCGGCGGTCTTTCTACCCTGCCTCACGAGGCGCGGCGTTCCCTGCGTGGTCGTCACCAACTCAGGTGACAACTACCTGCGTCATCACTGCGACTGCTGCCTCACCTTCCCGCCCGAGGAGCACCTCTATAGCAAGATCGCGGGCTACTACAGCGAGACGGCGACGAGCTTCCTGCTCGACCTGCTCTTCTCGATGTGCTTCCGACAGCACTACGCCGAGAACGCCCAACGCAAGCTGGATGCCGTCATCGCGAACGAACGTCGCATGCAGGCGACCGACATACTGCCTGAGTGA